The following coding sequences lie in one Thermotoga sp. Mc24 genomic window:
- a CDS encoding ABC transporter permease subunit, which produces MNIFKWDMKRYIKSTIAWTVVLILLQLMYAAFYPSMVKETEFITKWMKVMPKAFVKLFGLEDMDFSNIMNYLAMVSSIYVTLVGGVFASLVGVRSISREENEKTVEFLLSKPVSRLEVVISKFFSSLTHVLVFDALLFSSLFVFANIYSSSPVEVEKFVAFAFSQVCLHFTSMNISFFVGTTKSDGALSLGLGTVFVLYILNMISKITDKAEFLKYFTPFSYADPSTVIRHGFPTFSGLFFVLVNIALLISSIVLFSKKDILV; this is translated from the coding sequence ATGAACATATTCAAATGGGATATGAAGAGGTACATAAAGAGCACGATCGCTTGGACGGTCGTTCTCATTCTCCTTCAGCTCATGTACGCCGCGTTCTATCCGAGTATGGTAAAGGAGACAGAGTTCATAACAAAGTGGATGAAGGTAATGCCAAAAGCGTTTGTGAAACTCTTTGGGTTAGAAGACATGGACTTTTCCAACATCATGAACTACCTCGCCATGGTGTCCAGTATCTACGTAACACTCGTTGGAGGAGTTTTCGCTTCTTTGGTAGGTGTGAGGAGTATTTCGAGAGAAGAAAACGAAAAGACCGTTGAGTTTCTCTTGTCGAAACCTGTTTCGAGGCTTGAAGTTGTGATCTCGAAGTTTTTTTCATCTTTGACACACGTCCTCGTGTTCGATGCGCTCTTGTTCAGCAGTCTGTTCGTGTTCGCAAATATCTACAGTTCAAGCCCGGTTGAAGTGGAAAAGTTTGTTGCCTTCGCTTTTAGTCAGGTTTGTCTCCACTTCACATCGATGAACATATCTTTCTTTGTGGGTACCACAAAATCAGACGGAGCACTCTCTCTTGGGCTCGGTACTGTGTTCGTTCTGTACATTTTGAACATGATATCGAAGATCACGGACAAAGCGGAGTTTTTGAAGTATTTCACTCCGTTTTCCTACGCAGATCCCTCCACTGTCATAAGGCACGGTTTTCCGACGTTCTCCGGTCTTTTCTTTGTACTTGTGAACATAGCTCTTCTGATCAGTTCGATCGTTCTGTTTTCAAAGAAAGACATTCTTGTGTAA